A segment of the Psilocybe cubensis strain MGC-MH-2018 chromosome 5, whole genome shotgun sequence genome:
CCTCGACGCTCAGGCCGCCATAGACTATGTAAAGAACCACCACATCCTGTGCAAACTCCCAATCGTACGTCAATGGTCTGAGAATATAGGCGCTCATATTAAGCTTTCCACGCGTCCTCAGATTCTATTCGGTCACGGTCTGGGTGGGGCTGTAGCTATCTATACTGCAAGTAAAAACCCAAACACGGTGCGTAATCAAGGATGATTTGTGATTATGCATTCTGTCTCAACCGAAATCTATCTCCAGGTATCCGCTGTAATAGTTGAAAACACCTATACATCAATTCCAGATCTCCTCAAAAGCATGCCTGTCATCCGCTATTTCTCCTGGATGTCTACACAGAAATGGAGGTCATCAACCGCATTATCCCGTCTTCCTACATCATTGCCCATTTTGATTCTGAGCGGGCGTATGGATGAGTACATACCGTACACGTACATGGAGAAACTGTGGAAAATAGCGATGAATAGAGGTCGTTCGGAAAGCAAAAATAGTGTACCAAATGAAGAATATAGACCTCCTATGAACGACATGTTTCGGGTCTTTCCTGATGGAATGCACTGTGAGTGGACTTCGCACATTGCTTCACTATTTTTCTCTCATTGTGCGCCACTGGTAGATTATACGTCCCACGAACCCTACTATTGGGAGACCGTTTTTGAATTTCTTGACCCTTTAATTCGTATTTCTCATACAGAAACGTAGAAAatttttgctttgttttCATTTACTCGCAAAACATTTCAACCAACATTTTCATTCTATTTATCGCGTTGCTAATTCTATTTGCTCGTGTGGATATTTTGTACACGTATGCCAGTAGATTACTGCTGTTTTCTCAGACTATTACCAGCAGAGTCTGATCTCATTATCCTGTGTACCACCAAATAAATTACAACGGACATCGCTGATATTCTGATTTTACGCTATATCTATGGTCAATATGTAGCTTTTACTCATGCATTATTGTAGCATATGCCCTTCTTGGATATTTACCACTATTCATGCATTTCTGACCCTTCAGATGCACGAATACACACAAAGATGCTctatttcattcttttcacGATTCATAGTGTTTGCACAGTGCCAGAGATATCTGAAATGGTGCACAAGCTGTACTACGAAAATGTTTAGTCGCTCAAATGGCCAAATTCGACTGCAACGATGATGCTCAAGCTCAAGGTCTGCGTGCTACATTTTAGTAACATTTCTCGTTCATCAATAAACTCAATTCCAAAGTAACTACAAGTAGAGTCCCTGAGTGGCACGTGTCGAAGAGAGCCTTGAATCCAAAAATTGCAATTTTATCTTCATAATGCACTTGAAGTTTGTACGGCGTACACCATCCGCATAGACTTACACAGTCACCGGCTCAGATGCAAAGGGTAGACCCGAGGTATCCACCATCGCCACTGCTCTCAAAATTACCCACGTCGAACGTCGAACACGCGTCAACGCAGAAGGAGTAGTGATCTATCGGACATGAAGAGCATGCAGGCTTCTTGGACCTTACAAAGAATGCGCTAAAACACCGCcaaaaacaacaaatcacaaagaaaagacagTCGAAGTTGTGAATGAAGCAACAGATCAGGCCAGTGATAGTCACTTTGAGAAGGTAGGGGTGACCTGGGTGGGAGTGGACATGGCGAGGAGGGCGGGGCCCAAAATGAAAGAGGCGGCGAGGACGAGTGAGTGTCGAGAAAACTCACATCTTCTTTGATATCCGAATGAGTGCTTGATGTAATGCGGCGTGGTTGCGATTTTTGCAGAGGATACAATCTACAACCAATATTATTTTATATATACTTTTTCCACATTGTATTTGTTGGAACAAAGATTAAATCATCCACGAACATTGAAAATCAACAGAAAGCTCCAATACACCGCTCCTTCTATGTGCTTAGGATCATTTATTCAAGGTAGCTGTTTTCAAGCAGTGCTTCGGAGTAATAGAGGCCGTGAAGCTTGCCGATCATGCCGTGACCAAACAGATACAAGCTGAAAAGATGTAGCGATAAGATAAATACATATCTGACGATTCCTTCCAACAGTAGTCCCCCGCTTCCCAACCGCTTTTCACCATTCCCGACAAATTACAGATGCTGCGTGCTGATAAGCTGCAATTAATTTTTTGTTTGTAGATCTGTGATTGGAGTGCTTACTTTTCCGTCCACAGATCAGGCCTCATTCCTCTATACACCACATTTCCATGCTTGTCTATACGCACTATGCGTTCCGCCCGTTTCCCTCCTCTCTTAGCGCCCCTGTTGTACGAGCGGGGCCCTCTTTTCTTTATTAAGCTGACAGGATGAACAAAAAAGTCAAATCCAAACACTGGGTATGTCATTTTTCACAAACACTCACCTTCTACTTCCTTGCTCCGTTTGGGGCTCGGATCTGCAACTGTTTGCTTCAATTCCACATAATTCGAGAGATGGGAAATCAGAATTTACCTTCGAGCATTGCCTGATGATCCAGTATTCCTGGTGAATGTTGGCTCGACGGGCGCGAACCCGGAGCCATGTGGCCCGTTGTGCTCTTTGTGCTCCAACGTATTATTTTGATGTCTTGTCTCTCCAAAAGGTGGACTCGGCAAGGTTGAGGTGTCTTGAATATTGTGTGCGCCTCCCAAGTACCCCAGACCATCATCTGGCCTATGGTATGGTACCGGGTTAGGTAGGCTCCGGATGGCCCTGTATGGGGTGCCCCTCTGATGAGGCAGATTGGATTGCCGCGTTGAGGGGCCAACAGATATGTGCTGCTGGGAGGGGAATATTGGCGCAGACATTGCACCCATTTCGGCCCCGTATACCCTTTCCAAATAATTGATCGGGGCTTGACTCATCGTGCGCCCGATGTTGGAGTCGTTAGAAGACTCCTGACAGGCTACAGAGGAGCTCGCAAACGTTTCAGCGAGCTCAACCTGAATGTTGCCCATCTGCATGGAAGTCGGCAGGTCATAAGGAGGGATATCCCATGTCATCGCTGCGGGGTTGTTCAAATACTCATACATCAACAAAAGATCGATCTCCCCAAGCTTTGTCCAATCCAATGATAGGTCAGAGACGGAAAATCCAGTCTCTTGTGCCGCTGATTCCTGGTGCTATGGATGAGAGGTGGTTAAGTTGATATACCACTTTGAAGTGGGGGTTAGAACACGTACGAATGGACCATGTGTAACCTCCAGTGTTGGGGACACTGCGTTCCCGTCCTGCAAACGTTTATCTACAACGTTTGAAATGTTATTTCTTGGAGTAATCCCCCAATATTCAAACATATCGGGGATTAATGGTTGTCGGATATCTGCTGTAGTACCATCTACTCCGCTCAGAGGGTAATGGTTTACTGTCAGATTAATGATGTGTATTAGAGTAATGTACATACAACGAGAGTCGCGATCTCACCGGCCTCAGTCTCATCAGCACCGTTCTGAGCAAGCATGATCTTGGAAAAAACAAAGGTGTTATAGGACATTGTGGGTTTGAAGTCGAAGAGGAGAACTGATGGTTCAGAGATGAAATTCAGTGGGAGCGGATCGAAGTGGGAACTTTCGAGGTGAACAATGGACTGTCAAATCTTTATAACATGAGAAAAAACCCTGTACACGCCTTTCAAGCCATCCCTTAGTGCTGGCTTTTTGCGGTGGGAAACAGTGCCATCGGAATCTTTTCATTACGCTTCTTAGCTATCTCTCTCATTAAATCGGACGGAACGACAGtgaggatacccaacaatgACCTCAAGGTGTAGACATTTACTAAAGGCTGTGATCATCGTGACTGGTTTGAACAGTGTTATTTACCTTCAGGATAAGTTGCGCAGGCATTGAGCGTTGAGCACGCGGCAGCCGCGATGTGTACTACTCCGGGTAGGTCACAATGGATAAACAACACACAATACTTGAATGGTTTTTTTCCCACTGAATCCATACCCTGAACGCTGTACGTTCAGTTTGATCACACGAAGTCTCCCATTTTTCTAACTGAAATTTAAAACGAAATCCTCTTAATGAATTAGAGATACTGTAGCGGTGCGTGAAAGTTTACTCAAATTTTACCACAGTTTGACAAAAATTTATGGCTCACATCGTATCGACCCTGCATTCTTTCCAGAACGGCGCTGTCATCGTGCAGATAAAGTGGCAGTAGAGCCCTTAACAGTCCTTACCGCTCATCCCACGAACCCTGCGGCGCGGGGCGGAGTCAGATGGACTAAACAGAATGGTTGGCTGCTATTCTGCGGCAATGCAAAGGGGGAAATAGAAATAAATTACTGCAAGAAAACCAGGGCTGGAATCTATACCACAAACCAGGAAACGTTCAGTATTTTTCTCCTAATACGATGCATTAAAATCATGGATGCCGATGTGCAACCAACGATTTCTATTCCATCCCTTGGGTAAGAGACTCGCTAAATTAACGACATAAAAAGCTTTCAAGCGGGAATACTGGATAGGTGTACAACTGTTTTACACCGCGAAATCCATCTGTTCAATGTAGCAGGGTCTCGTATGGTTGTGTGTTGCGTTGACTCTCTGCCAGCAGCTGTTTTTTGAACTCTGAACATCCAGAGATCACGGTCAGTGGGAGTCAAGAAGAGGCGGAACGCAAGGGTATTCATTAGCATTGGGATAAGACAGGACATTACAACTTACCCAAACGAGGGTTTAAAGATGGTATTCTCAAAGCGACATCGTACCTGATGCTCAACATGAGGAATTCAACGTCGACTATATGATATTATAATCATATTGACTCAGCAGCGTGCAGGGAGTATGGTAAATCTTGGAGATGTATAAGCTGTGTGGTGTGATATAGAGGGAATACGAATCAAAGAAGGAAACTTAGTCGGCTTGTGCACACGGGCACATTCAATTTCTCCTTCCGCCCTCTTGCTCCACATCTCAACAGGCCAACCATGTATAAATCAACGcccaaatccccaacttcCCCATACGCATCCAAGGACACACCATCTCATAACTCAACGATGTGTGTATGCGCTGATATTGCTGTTCGTCAGTCTCTAACAATTGGTATGGCCCTCTGTCTCTTGATTCTGTTTCTGACGGATAATGTGGGGGGTTTGATTCCAATATATGCCGTCCCGGGAAACATATAACCAGTAGGTACAGACGAGGCTGCACCACACAAAGCCGGCAGGGAACTTAAAAGCAGGATATGAGGGTTCGATATTAAGTCTTAAAAGATTCACTAAGTCAGAGTGCGCACTACAATGCTTTTTCCCACACTCAATTCAGCTTGCCGACAATACCGTGACCAAATCGATACAAATTGAAAAGATGCTACGATAAGATAAATATTTTCTCTCTGATGATCATTCTATCCAACGTTAGTCCCGCGCCCCCCAACCGCTATGTCCCATGTCCCACGAATTACAGGAATCTAAGGTGATGAGAGGAAAGAAGGTGCGTAAATCAGTCTGTTGTTTGTAGACCTGTGATAGGAGCGCTTACTTTTCTgttcatttttctttgtcagcGCATCCCTTGATACACCACCT
Coding sequences within it:
- a CDS encoding Protein bem46 codes for the protein MLAYPAGFKPYPRYVPTPDRYNMQYENVELITEDKVKLRCFLVRRFGNLKNARGTVIFFHGIAVNHGEMLSQVKELYEFNLATLTVDYRGYGHSEGVPSENGIRLDAQAAIDYVKNHHILCKLPIILFGHGLGGAVAIYTASKNPNTVSAVIVENTYTSIPDLLKSMPVIRYFSWMSTQKWRSSTALSRLPTSLPILILSGRMDEYIPYTYMEKLWKIAMNRGRSESKNSVPNEEYRPPMNDMFRVFPDGMHYYTSHEPYYWETVFEFLDPLIRISHTET